Proteins from a genomic interval of Falco rusticolus isolate bFalRus1 chromosome 7, bFalRus1.pri, whole genome shotgun sequence:
- the RAB8B gene encoding ras-related protein Rab-8B isoform X2, whose amino-acid sequence MAKTYDYLFKLLLIGDSGVGKTCLLFRFSEDAFNTTFISTIGIDFKIRTIELDGKKIKLQIWDTAGQERFRTITTAYYRGAMGIMLVYDITNEKSFDNIKNWIRNIEEHASSDVERMILGNKCDMNEKRQVSKEKGEKLAIDYGIKFLETSAKSSINVEEAFFTLARDIMTKLNRKMNDNSSSGAEEINAILLSPAETEEF is encoded by the exons ATGGCGAAGACCTACGACTATCTGTTCAAGCTGCTGCTGATCGGCGACTCGGGTGTGGGCAAGACCTGCCTGCTCTTCCGCTTCAGCGAGGACGCCTTCAACACCACCTTCATCTCCACGATCG GAATCGACTTTAAGATCAGAACAATAGAATtagatggaaagaaaatcaagcTACAAATATG GGATACAGCAGGCCAGGAGAGATTCCGCACGATCACAACGGCTTACTACAGAGGAGCCATG GGAATTATGCTGGTGTATGACATCACAAATGAGAAGTCTTTTGACAACATAAAAAACTGGATAAGAAACATAGAGGAG catGCCTCTTCAGATGTGGAAAGAATGATCCTGGGTAACAAATGTgatatgaatgaaaaaagacaagtttcaaaagaaaaaggggagaag TTAGCAATTGATTATGGAATCAAATTTTTGGAGACAAGTGCAAAATCCAGCATAAATGTGGAAGAG GCATTTTTCACACTTGCACGGGACATTATGACAAAGCTCAACAGAAAAATG AATGACAACAGTTCATCAGGGGCAG AAGAAATTAATGCAATTTTGTTGTCCCCTGCTGAAACTGAAGAATTCTAA
- the RAB8B gene encoding ras-related protein Rab-8B isoform X1, giving the protein MAKTYDYLFKLLLIGDSGVGKTCLLFRFSEDAFNTTFISTIGIDFKIRTIELDGKKIKLQIWDTAGQERFRTITTAYYRGAMGIMLVYDITNEKSFDNIKNWIRNIEEHASSDVERMILGNKCDMNEKRQVSKEKGEKLAIDYGIKFLETSAKSSINVEEAFFTLARDIMTKLNRKMNDNSSSGAGGPVKITENRSKKSSFFRCTLL; this is encoded by the exons ATGGCGAAGACCTACGACTATCTGTTCAAGCTGCTGCTGATCGGCGACTCGGGTGTGGGCAAGACCTGCCTGCTCTTCCGCTTCAGCGAGGACGCCTTCAACACCACCTTCATCTCCACGATCG GAATCGACTTTAAGATCAGAACAATAGAATtagatggaaagaaaatcaagcTACAAATATG GGATACAGCAGGCCAGGAGAGATTCCGCACGATCACAACGGCTTACTACAGAGGAGCCATG GGAATTATGCTGGTGTATGACATCACAAATGAGAAGTCTTTTGACAACATAAAAAACTGGATAAGAAACATAGAGGAG catGCCTCTTCAGATGTGGAAAGAATGATCCTGGGTAACAAATGTgatatgaatgaaaaaagacaagtttcaaaagaaaaaggggagaag TTAGCAATTGATTATGGAATCAAATTTTTGGAGACAAGTGCAAAATCCAGCATAAATGTGGAAGAG GCATTTTTCACACTTGCACGGGACATTATGACAAAGCTCAACAGAAAAATG AATGACAACAGTTCATCAGGGGCAGGTGGGCcagtaaaaataacagaaaaccGATCTAAGAAGAGCAGCTTCTTTCGATGCACGCTACTTTGA